The segment ctttcctttcaGCTTTCAGGCGCGAGCCTCTCAGCAAAATAGAAAGGAACATTCAAGAGATGGCTGACCAAATTACATGGGGAAGACAAAGATTTTCAGCATATCTGCATAACTGACAGACGAAAGAGGAGtgtttctccctccttctcctctctctctctctctctgtgtgagtgaacaTGCACGCGTCTGTCAGTGTCTGTGCTGAGGCCcagaaggggaggagggggaggggtggactGACTTATCTGTCACGTGTCGGCCATAACATGAGGACACTAATCCACCCAGTTATTTACAACATGTGACGCCAGCTGACATGCTTCCTCCTTCGCTCTAGCATGCCATAACCTACAATCTGACCGACAGACAGACGTGTACAGACATTAGACAAACCAGACAAAACCAGACAGCTTAGACGGCTGGGTCAAGCTGACGGTAGAGGAGACACATCCGCATACATGGCTCTCTAGGCCATCGAGTCAGTCTGACATTCAAGTTTActatttaacccttaaaggagtaccgtcacaccggtgtgacgggaatgttgagaaatgaacgttctaaagaatatctgggttcattgaattcaacatagaattttagaaccttcaattgttgcggaacttagaatgttcaaaaacctaaacctttaagggttaaggaacAGGGCCAAAAAGTGTGCCTTTTAAGAGAGGCAacgattaaataaatacattttcacTTTAAAAACATGGAAAGTTATTAAGTCATTAAAATTTCTAAAATGATTCTAagattaatatatatatgttttaaaatagttaGACATAGAGTAGCTATTAAAATCCTTCACAAAAGAAATAAAGTTAATACAGTAACTCTTCCGTATGGGAAATTTACATCTGAATTGCTTTGGGTTGCCACCGGAGTCTACGAGGTTAACACGTTTCCCATGCGTGTATTGTTTTAGTGCGGTGTCTGTCCACAGTCTGTCGTTGTGGTGACTGAGCTGCCTCATAACCTTTTACACTGTGATGTGGCTCGGAGTCTGTGTTTGCATCCGGACACCAGGCTTGTGTTCTCAGAAGTGCAGTTGCTAACTCTGTTGTTTAGTCTTCAGCCCTTATATAATGAGATGGAAATCGACAGAGTGTGCTGCGCGCCAATTGGCTGATAGGTAGGCCGGGGCCGGGGGTCTGCgctgtgattggctgagagAAGGGGTCCTGTGAGGTGAACATGGGCCCCGTGAGGGAGGTGCAGCAGGCTGCAGGCACATGTGAGAGACTGCCCTCAGCTGCTCTTTCTCCCGCTCTTTCcccctacttctctctctcccttctttttaTGCTCACTATCTGTCTATCCCctgcctccctcccctctcccccctctcccctctcagtAGCTGTGGTTCTGGTTGTTTATGTAGAAACTGTCAGCGAGAGCTTGAGAGCCAGGCGACCCTGGCTGATCCCTGGCTGTCCCTTTCCTTTTGGGGGGAAACATCTGCTCTGGCTTCAGCCTGACTGTAACCTAGTGGCCTCAGAACTTACCAACATTACCAAGAACTgaactcttaaaaaaaaaaaactctatttTGTATTTCCATTGAGCAAAATTCATATTTTCGAGAAATGTTGCTGGTTTTCCTGTGAATGACAGCCACTGTGGCCTAGATATATGTGCTTGTCTCTGCCAGACACAATAATAAAAGCCTTCCTCCACATGGAACAGACAAATACAAAGGCTGTTTGTACAATCCATATCAGCTTGCACTcactgtatctgtttatgccTGTCTGTGGTTACACATTGCTTATCTCCTAAAAATAGGGCGAGCGGCTGTCCCTGAAACAGTCTCGCCACAGATCCTGCCAGCACAGGGCGAGTGGACACATGGATCTAAGTTTGGTGTCTGCATTTGACACGTGTTCTAATCACGATCTTTAACACAACCAAATACATTAATATTAAGAACAATAAAAAAGACAACTCACAATGCTGAGTGTTTTCTTCTCCAGTTGCTGGATGTTGGGAAatttctctttcattttctccaaCAGTTGCTTGTACTTCACTTCGTCGGGCGTCCCGAGGTGTTTGCGCCCCAGCTGCAGGTAGCAGGCCCATTTGTCCGAGTCGAAGCCCCAGTGGCAGGTGCGCTTGTCCGGCCGTCGGTGCGAGTGCATGACAAACCTCTTGGGCGAGAAGAGCACGCGGCACTGGGCGCATCGGATGCAAGGCACGTCGACGGCCGTGTAGAGCCGGGGCACAAACAGGCCCTGGCATTTGCCCAGGCACTGGTGCTCCACCCAGAACCCGCCACCGTCCTTGCCCTCCTTCTCGCTCTCGTCCTGGTCCCTCGGCGCCGTATCTCCCGGGTGCAGCAGGGCGTTGCAGAGGCGCTGCGCGTCAGTGAGCGTGATGAGCCCGCAGGAAGGCGCTCCGGCCGGCAGCACGCCCATGACCTTGAGCACGTGGAGCTGCGCCGCGTCACAACGCGAGCAGTATACGTAGAGTTGGTCGCAGACGGCGTTGATCTGCTGCAGAGAGAAGTCCCTGAGCACCGTGTTGAGCACCTGGGGCAGGCACAGGCGCCACTCTCCCCCCACTGAGAAGCAGGAGATGGGCTCCCCTTCCAGTGAGCAGAGGGTGAGCTCTGTGGAGCTGTCAGGGGGCACCAAGAGGGGTGCAGTGGCAGCACTGCCCAGAGACGGGTGAGGAGTGGCCTTAGTGTGGCCATAGTGGCCTGAGAATGTGGCAGGGCCGCCCAGGGAGCACTGGCTACTCAAAGTGAACTGGGCCAAGGTGTTCCTCAAGCCGGGGCTGAGATCCAGCGCTCCCCCATTCTTTATCAAAGGGAAGTGTGTATAGCCCAGgacgtgacctgagctcatTACGGGATGGTGCTCCATTACctcctcttccactctctccttcttgATGTTGGTAGTTTTAAGGAAACAGTCAGATGTTTTCCTTGACTTTGGGCTCATTGAAGCCATGATGCGTTTCTTAATGGGTGTGGCCTCTGGGGGTCTTTCCCTGCTGTGTCTCTTCATGGAGCCCTTGAAAGGAACTTGGCCCTTATGGAGGTGGAGCAATTCAGCCTGGAGACTAGCCATAATGCAGTGTCTTGGGGTGGGTTTTTATTTCCTTCTGTTTTTCTTACAAATTGGCAATGCACAGAGGCGCAGTTTTTCAGATGTGACACATCTTCAAAATGGtgtgaaaaaaaagagacagaaatgtGAGAATTAAAATGAGCCAGTGAATATAAGAGGGGCTGGTCAAGCCCACAATGACATAAAAATAGCAAGACAAGTGATGACCCCACCTCAGATCATATGTCAAACACTGGGAAAAGGTTAAGGTAGGTttaccactcactcactcccttaTGTAGGTCAAGTCAGTAATGCACTGGCCTATACTATCCAACTAGTGGTGGGAATATTTGATTTCAAATAGTGCAAAATAAAATTACACCAAAAGCAATAAAATAGAAGTCAACTAATAATTTCtctgaaattttcaaaaataaacattttaacctcaaaataaatatattattaaccTGCTAACTGATTTCAACTACAACAGACAAGAATTCCTGTCTTCCTTTTGAAAACAGCCTCGCCCTGCCCTTGTAAAAGAAAATGTAAAACCATCCAAAAACAGAACTTCTCACCCAAGACACTCAAACATGTACGCTAACTCTGAATATGACTCAATTGTAATGCATAACAAATGACCAATGTATTAGGAGAACTCACTTTCGTTTTTGAACCCTACTAATTCTTTGAAACTGCCTCACAAAAATCCCCGTCGTTGTTGTGGCTGGAACGATCGCCTTATATTGGAACGGAGTCCCGACATTCCATCCACTCCCTCCCACAACTCTATCACTCACTGGCTCACTCGGTTATTCCCCTCCCCCTTTGCCGTGGTAATGACATTCACCACTGCAAGACCCTCCACGGGactacccccctcccccgacCCTCAATCGTTCTAGTCCTTCTACAGCTTTTTCGACCTATGACCTATTTGTATAGCCTTTTattgaaaatacatttttgacAAAAGAGTTAGCCTACTCGTATGCTGAACACAAATGCTAAAATAGTCACTATGTGCCAATATCGACAAAAAGCAAAGAGATTCCTTTGCGTATGGTGTCACGCTTGCCATGGAACAGCCTACACCGCATACGTTTCTACAACACTATTTTCAGTAGAATGCTAGATCCCACCCGTTTACAGAGAATACAGTAGCGCATATGTTATACCGTCTTAGCGAATAACAAATTGAACGAAAGAGCAGTTACATTTTAAACATCAAATCCGTTGTATCCCGTAGCCTACTACGCTGTAGAGACCCACTTAATATTATGCATGTCTCCCTACATGGGCTACTACCACCTCCGACGACGTTCGATGAATCAACTGTAAATAAGAACTAAACAGAAAATATATGTAGACTGTGGTTTAATTAAAGGGAATCACAGTCATTTCCACTTCATCGTCACTAGCCATTTAATCTTACCTTCTTCGCGAGCGCAATATGGCTGGTCAGATCCTGAGATGCGATATTTCGTTTTACAGTCCCAACTGGTGCGAATAGACTGATTCTGAAtgattatatattataaaatagtTTGGTTTCAGTTCACGACTCCAGCGCCGAAGTTCAGTCTTGATTGTTCCTCGTCCGAAGACTGATTGACGAACTGGAAGCTTGGGGCGATAGACCCTGCAACGTCAATCCACAACCCTACAACCTACGTCACCCGCCAATGCTCAAGCATTAGGTATGTAAGCGTCAGACAGTGGGACGCAGTTGATAGGAAGTCTGTCTCGCAGTCTGGATGTCAAGTTTAAGTTGCTGCAGAGGAGAACCAAGCCGACAGGAAGGCATTAACAAGAGATATTTAGGAATGCTTACACGACACGATGACAGGCATAGCGCACTTTAAGAAACAAGAGGACTTAGCCTATTTAGCGCGcccgtatacacacacacgacgcaaaGATGCATTCTTGGAAGATAAACTATAAATAGTCCATCAAACCATCTTTTGTAAACAGAGGATAATGGACGTGTTGAAATTATATCAAATGAATGTAACTCGGAGTAGCCTATAGCATTTTTAGTTAGGTTTCAAATTGGTATACACTCTTGGCCTCTTGGTCTGTACTGGAAGGCGTCGTGTGAATATTAAATGGCATcttgaaattgaaataaaataaatacgtTTCCATTGTTTTGCACCATGCACTCACACAAATTGCATACACAAACGAGCATGCGTAGGCCTAATGAGCGAGTCTTCCGTTTTGGACAAAAACGGGTCTTAGGTTTAGGTGCGTGTGACTTGGTCTTCAAGTTTCGGCATGTTGGAATGTGTATTTGTCTTTGCCCATCCAGACTGCTGTCCTGTCTGCATACATTCTGAAGCGCTGGGCTATTCCGGCCAGACATGGATTTGCATTTTCTTTTGTCTATCTGTTTCATCCCATCAGACTATTAACATACTGCAAATAGTGACAATTCCACCCTCATTTGCATGAAGCTTTGCATTTGTATGCTGCCTGTCCGCTACAGACTCCTGCCTCTTCCCAATGATTAGATCATATGAATGCCAAGTGAGTAAAGCCCAGTTCTGCTCCCCAACTCAAGTGTTTTTGTGcccttttttgttttggttgcaATATTCTTAGAACTTACTTGAGGGGAATTAGCCTTGTGCTGCTCCCTTAGTGACTGTCTGGCCTCATCCCCCTAGCACATCTTCTCAGAATATTTCTCCAGCTGATCAGTATTTCTAATGACATTCAGATGGCTGCTGTCATAGGATCTGTTGGGTCGGATTCACTTCCTCAGGTTGCAAGTGGTGAGTGATTCAGTGTGTCTTAGGTAGGAGACAGGTGTGGGGCAACTGCAGCAGACAAACTGGCACAATGCCTAGACAGGCCACATTAAAGCCACGCAGCCAAGCCATTAGAGGAAACAGTACACTCTCACACTGACTCATTGTGAACTTACAAACACACCCCAGTCATATCACGAATATCAGGCTAAAAGGCATGAACAGACACAGATGTAGACTCATACGTTCAGtacgcacacatacaacacaacacaacacaacacacacagacaaacacacatacagtatacaacaAAATGTTCCACTTTAATTGAACATGAACATTTGTAAGTTTCCATTTACACAGCATTTCATACAATCAAACTGGGATTTTTTTTAGTAGGCTATATTCTGTCccatttttatttgcaaactgAACCTTGAGAAAAACAATCTTCAATTGCCTAGACTGTCTCAGCTTGAAAAACAGGTTTGTGTAGGAGTATATCCCCTCATTTGCCTTCAAGGCGAAGAGAGAAAGCCTGAAGCATATCAAAACTTGTCAAGGTTCAAGTACAATCTTTGTATGTGAACAGCTTTTAATTGACCAACCAGACTAAAATACTCATATATtacagcaaaaacaaaacacagtgtCAGTCACTTATATAGACATGAACATCACTAGATAAAACCTAAACTGATACCACAGATAAACAGTTATAATCAAGGTTTGAAGATTACTTTTCAGGTGTAATAGCCTATTGAAGATTACTAGTTACCCTAGTAAAGTTACCATTTTAATTTGGCTACTAATCAAAGTAATGTAAGTTATTACTTCTCAATACTTTTTGATGGAAAAACAAGCAACACGAATTCAAACGAGAACCAATGAAAAACAATGCTCAACATTTGCCAAAGCACACTGCCAAATTAATGGAGCATGTCTAGACAGcaataaaatgaaaaagaaatgtTACTGAAGGAATGTTATATCCTGCAATTAATCTTTACACAGGAAATGTACATTTGAATGTAACCCTTTTGTAATTACCAAGCTATATATTAATAACTATTTaattacatatatttttctcAGTTACCTGTGCCGGATTATagttacatttattttgtaatgTAACTCCATTAAATGTAACTAGTTACTCCCAAACCCTGGGTATAATGTAAGCCACCTGACCATCTTCATGACCACCAGAATGTTGCCGATAGGGGAAGCCATACTACATTGCAGAGGCACAAATGTCCAACTGGCCCAAGCAAGCCCCTGCCATGTCTACTTCATTACACTCCACACCCACTCTGAAACTCGTAAGATCTGCTTTATATTTTTGCAGGCTTGAAAGTAGAAAGTTATCAAAATACACATGGGTAAGAAGATAAATCAAAGGGAAAAAATGGGTTGCTAGGTAACAGGGAAATGCTTGTCTTGTGAGCTCCAAACAACAAAACTATCCACTGTGCTGATTTTCTATTATATTTTCATGCTTTATTTAACTCAATGATGAAAATCCTTCATTGACAGACAATTTAATGTACATTTTATATCTTTatattcatatactgtatgtacactgGGCACAGCAACAACTGGTTTGACATGTTGAATGTTATCCACATTTTGTTGCATATCTGCATTACTGAGAAGTCCCTCTTTTACTGtaaacattgtaacattgtGTAAACATTATTGCTGCTCAGTATCTTTTAAATTGTATGTAAAGCTGAACAAAATGCTTTGGATTCCCTCCTTGATGATCGCTTTACTGGATGACACTTGGGGATGTTTGTAAATCATATTGTTGCACCTAGAAGTAAAGGGACAAAGGATTTTTTTGTTGAAGATTAATAATCTGCTTGGTATAGGCTACCCATATTGTAGTATTACATCATGCTGATCAGTATTCACTCACCtgtctttgctttcttcttatTTGCATTTCTTGTTGTTGTCGGTTTCTAACTTCCTCCAGAGTTAAACGGCCACCTAATGTTAGTGGGAGAATCTCATTAATAATGGATCAATTCATAACATTAATGTTGTATAAAGACACAATAACCATCATATGGCTCAGAATTATCCAGTTTCAAGGGCCTGGTGGGGCTTCATTTCAACACCAGGAACCAGGaagacattttacacaacacTAAGGCGCCCTCTTGTGTCCACTGTAAATACTACAACCCGGTATTTACATTGTAAATGTACAGTGCTGTGACAGCATCTCAGGCCACCTTATCTACAATGCTATAAAGACAGTATATATGTATACTTACAATAAAACCAGAACCTATAGGGTATTTGTACATCGTattaaaaaacacaacaatgtAGTTTTCATTACAACATTATAACCTACTAAAACAACAAATCTAATTGTGTAGTACTGTATATGTTGTATGCAATTTATTAAATTGATATAATAGTGCATCAAAATGGTTCATTATTccttaaaggcacccttaacagtCTTTTGACCTAAACATAACGttttcaaaatcattttgataaCATGACaaacggcacttctgccattgtctgagcagCCCTCTGTAGGCGATTACCGACCTAGCAACTTTCTAGTTTCGGGTAGGAAACGGAAaagagctgctatgctacaggaaTTTGGATATCTTTTTCTACTTACTGCTGTCGGTGCATTACCTCTATATTATATCAAAGTTACGTTCATACTTTGTTGTAAAAGacgcatatttagtttgtttaatATTGCACTTttcaactgtagggggacccagagagcaaatcttgttaagggtgcctttaagtTTAGAGAATTGCCTAAATTACACTGCCTGGCCCAAAAAAAAGGTCACACACTCTAATATTTTGTTGGATCGCCTTTAGCTTTGATTACAGCACATATTCGCCGTGGCATCATTTCCACAAGCTTCGGCAATGTCACAACACTTATTTCCGTCCAGCATTGCTTTCATTTTTCGCCAAGATCTTGTATTGATGACGGGAGATTCGGACCACTGCGCAAAGTCTTCTCCAGCACATCCCAAAGACTCTCAATGGggttgaggtctggactctgtgtCTGGTGATGATGTCTAATGCTCCCTGAACCACTCCTTCACAATTTGAGCCTGATAAATCCTGGCATTGTCATCTTGGAATATGCCCTTGCCATCAGGGAAGAAAAAATCCATTGACGGTATGACCTGGTCATTCAGTATATTCAGGTAGTCAGCTGACCTCATAAAGCACATAACATTGCTGAACCTAGGCCTGATCAACTGCAGCGACCCTAGATTATAGCATTGCCCCCAGGGAGGCTCTTACTATTTGCTTAATTAAATCCAGGTGGTGACCTTTTTTTTGGCCAGGCAGTGTATATGACTTGGCACACATACAAGGAGAAGttttgtgcctgaagttatcggATATATGCATAATTATCTTTTTTCAGATCTTAAATGACCCGATCCACACCTGAATTCTTCAACAGTGCCCAGGAACTTTAAGCCCTGCATACATCTACACTGAGACTGACAATCTCAATGATCTGTTCACGTCTCCtgagtaacacaaacacagcaatcCTGCAAGCAGCTAAGTGACTCACCCACGGAGCTGGGGGCTAAAGAAATGTAGCCCATGGCCCGACTCAAGCGCAGATCCTCAAGAGCAGCCAGCTCTGCTTCAGCCTCTGACAGACAAAATATGTAAAGGCTTCACTGTCAAACAGTACATCAGTGGGGAAGGCTCAATACTTTATGCTGACCAAGGAAGGGATATCTTACAAAGATTTTCATACAAATGTATTTCATGCCAAATGTACAAGATGTACACCCATGATGTATTGTGGGAAGAGAATGTTCCTCAATATGCATGCATTAAAGTTTAAGCTTATTTGTTGATTTTAGTCATTTTTGTATGTAGCtgcttatttatttgttgcaCAAATTGTTAATACATGTCTAAATTCGTAAACTGAAACAGCATGCATGAGAACATTTTCAACAGCCAATGTTTTCCATTGTTCTTTCAGAATTACACCCTATTGCAGAGATAAGGCTATTTGTATTCTGTATAACAGCAAAAGCTGTTGATCATAAGCAACATTATgcatcaaacaaaacaaaaaagacttACGCTTCTGGATTTCAATTCTCTTCTTTGGGTTTGGTGGAATGACCGTGAAAGCTTTATGACTGATAACAGAAAAAATGCAAAAAGGTGTCGTGCAAACGATTTCAGAATGCCATCACCACAGTTTGTTGGTTCTTCAAGGATTAGGCATAGGCTAAATTAAAGTGGACCTAGCCGGCCATATGGTTTCAGACAGCTTTAAGATGTTTCagaatttttaaataaaattctCATATAGGTCTACGTACCTTCGAATTTCATGTATCACTCTGTCCTCAGGTTTTATTGTTGTCCGTTCATCTTTCTGTGCAATAGGCGCATTCTGGTGTTTAGAGGAGGTCGCACATGTTTTAACTTGGGTATTCGTCGGAGGAGGTCTGGTAGACTCGGTCTTGGGTTGACTGGAGGAAACTTTACATCTTGTGCAACTGGATGCCCTTTTCTTGTGCGTAACGTTAACTTTAGTGCGCCTAGCTTGTGGACTTTCCACAGTTTTCGACTTGACGTTACTGCCAACGATTTTCGGCTTAATCTCAACTGTTCTTGGTTTAATGATTTTAGTGTTGGGCATTTTCATAAATTAGGACTTCCAATCAGACTAAACGATTAAACTAGCCTATAGTCGAATGCCTATCCGCAAAGCATTAAATCCCCCGTTGTCTCACCTGCGCGTTGACCTCCTGAACACTTCTCATGaacagtagtagcctaggctacgagGATTAAGTGGCCATATGGGCAGCGCATTTCACATGGCCAACTAA is part of the Alosa alosa isolate M-15738 ecotype Scorff River chromosome 16, AALO_Geno_1.1, whole genome shotgun sequence genome and harbors:
- the skilb gene encoding SKI-like proto-oncogene b translates to MASLQAELLHLHKGQVPFKGSMKRHSRERPPEATPIKKRIMASMSPKSRKTSDCFLKTTNIKKERVEEEVMEHHPVMSSGHVLGYTHFPLIKNGGALDLSPGLRNTLAQFTLSSQCSLGGPATFSGHYGHTKATPHPSLGSAATAPLLVPPDSSTELTLCSLEGEPISCFSVGGEWRLCLPQVLNTVLRDFSLQQINAVCDQLYVYCSRCDAAQLHVLKVMGVLPAGAPSCGLITLTDAQRLCNALLHPGDTAPRDQDESEKEGKDGGGFWVEHQCLGKCQGLFVPRLYTAVDVPCIRCAQCRVLFSPKRFVMHSHRRPDKRTCHWGFDSDKWACYLQLGRKHLGTPDEVKYKQLLEKMKEKFPNIQQLEKKTLSIEGAKPKTELDLGSMREEPGETDADGKAAPPLVFALDSHLYPHMKGNQSHLDIMQHSFLLYMQNKLHGLNPALIPEFGLVKEGGLLNVDMLRALLNPENKQHSLDENRLSSQDASYTCFLIIKLLPSSGPVVQSQRGCPDKEPAESVSIETQLRGKSVGGGVGEEDSRDGMVMEVLQLYTAQQQKLQTTLHKQKQLEKELEVLRQGEVAEAALTEHALRQREAPQEQSRLETLCQHTSSHRADGGELPPDSHYAAELLELRRRLDRAEEDREELQEELRREREAREKLERTIAELKQQMKGSSGPATPDMPLLTPPSNDPQTPRTP
- the zgc:194621 gene encoding uncharacterized protein zgc:194621 → MKMPNTKIIKPRTVEIKPKIVGSNVKSKTVESPQARRTKVNVTHKKRASSCTRCKVSSSQPKTESTRPPPTNTQVKTCATSSKHQNAPIAQKDERTTIKPEDRVIHEIRSHKAFTVIPPNPKKRIEIQKQAEAELAALEDLRLSRAMGYISLAPSSVGGRLTLEEVRNRQQQEMQIRRKQRQVQQYDLQTSPSVIQ